A window of Colletes latitarsis isolate SP2378_abdomen chromosome 11, iyColLati1, whole genome shotgun sequence genomic DNA:
TATacatttatatataatttttagtaTGTCACTATTGATTTGGACAAACTGCCAAGCAACAATGCATACCATAAGACAAGTGCGCAGCTTAATCCGAAATTGGAAAAACTTGAATTTCCAAGAAACAACGTTATATACGAACGAGATTTAGGACAAGGTGCTTTCGGTAGAGTGTTTCAAGCAAAAGCGCCTGGTCTTGTTCCAGGCGAAGAGTTTACAAACGTTGCTGTTAAAATGCTCAAAGACGAAGCATCAGAGGATCTGCTGAAGGATTTCGAGCGCGAAGCGTGTCTACTTGCCGAATTTGATCATCCGAACATCGTCAAACTATTAGGCGTATGTGCATTGGGTCGACCAATGTGTCTTCTGTTCGAGTATATGGGTCGCGGTGACTTGAACGAATTTCTACGATCTTGTTCACCGGGTAATTACATCATTCGAAGCTTAGAAAGGGACGAACACTTCACTGACTCGCGTTTATCGCACATGGATTTAATCAATATCGCGTTACAAGTAGCATCCGGAATGGTGTACTTGTCGGATCGTAaattcgtccatcgagacctcGCAACGAGAAACTGTTTGATAAATGACCAAATGATTGTGAAAATAGCGGACTTTGGATTGTCGCAGAAGATTTATTTGCAAGATTATTACAAAGGTGACGAACAAGATGCTATTCCAGTTAGATGGATGCCTCTGGAGAGCATACTGTACAATAAGTACACCGTCGAATCCGACGTATGGGCATTTGCGGTGTGCTTATGGGAGATATTTAGCTTCGCGCTACAGCCTTATTACGGAATGACCCATGAGGAAGTTGTAAAATACATTAAAGAAGGCAATGTTCTTCAATGCCCCGAAAACACGCCGCAAGCGATATATGATCTGATGAAACTCTGTTGGAACAGGAGACCATCGGACAGGCCTGCTTTCAGAACAATTTACAATACTCTTGACACCATAAAGCATAATTTGGAAGCAGAAAATAAATCGGACAGTGTACCGTTGCGTATCcacgtttgagtctgatgataaTTTGCACTAGAAAGGAACTCGATTATTCGTACGATTAGGGAATAAGTGATATTTACGCGGAGATAAAGGTAAGTGAATGATAAATTGTACCTACGTGTTGCGCGTAATTGCCTTTGTTATGTTTATTACGTAGCTTTATTGAAAGAACTGATCCAAGTATTTATGAAAAACGTTTTGATATTGGCAAGTATTATGTTCACATCAATGAACACATCTcataaaacaaaataaataatttttcttataattCCAAAGGGAacacataaataaatatatatatatatttatttatttatcttaattCTTTTACTTGGTTTACATGTAATTGCTTGTAAATATGTATATTACATTAAGTCTATAACCTTTTTTTATgtataaaattattgaaaattctCTCTTAAATTGTTTATAGATCATGTtcttaaatacaaaattactaaattcAAGTTATTTTTGGAATGATTATCAGTGTattcttttatatttaaaaatttcattttattaacaAGTCGTATTCGTCGATAATTTATTTGGTTTATattgaaattgaataattaaagaTTGGGACATAATATAATCACATTATCAACATATAGGTatgaaaaacaattttacaCACACGTGAACTTGTATATGGCATTTATATTTTATCTATTGTGATTTCGCGCATTCCGTCAACGAATTTTGTAACAATATAACATACTACTAATTGCCAGTAAAAATGCTAAGTATAAAACATAATGATACAAAAATTTCAGTGGTAATGATATAGTACCCATAGAATGTTTATTGTATGAGTAATAAGATTACAGAACTCAATGTGCAAAGCAAATGATAGATGAATTTGTGTGtagttaatattaataaactatTAATTTGTTTATACCGATAAGTGAATAAAAACAGAAGACAGCTTTGCTATTACAATTTTATAAAGTATTCTCatcatattttttaatacaatgTCCTTTTAGCAAATTGtgtgtatataatatttatttgtctACTTTTATGAAGtgaaatttatgtaaaattttaTGTATATATCGTATGATTTTGAAAGACACTGTTAAAAATGTCAGCTTTAAAAgaagttgaatatttatttatagagaATTGTTTGGTTCTTTGCAATCAAGAACATGAGAATTTCCACAAATTCCACAAACTTTTTTACTCCTATCATTACATATAAACACAAAGACtgataattcattttttaaaatttgaaataagTTTATAATTCCTTTAATGAATTGTTCCATGAACACAAAAACTTTACTCTATCTTTTACTCCATTTGTAACATTTTTGTGTAAAACCAGAGTAATATTTAGTTGGGCTGTATACATATATCTATATATTTATATGTGTAAGTGTATGTATTGACAACTACATGCTGCATTTCCTTACTTCTTCAGAACAGGAATATATATTAAGCGACATATTTTATGTCACAAAAGGCAGACAAACTTTCCTATATATACATAAAGCAGCAAATAATAATGTTTCACTAAAGCCTAAGACAAATAATACTGAATTTATATAACTGCAAACAATTTGGCTATAAAAAAATGGGTTTATATTTAGTGACGTTATACGTAACTTGTCCTTAATTGTTAGATGTTAGATCGTTGCTGTACCAAAAACATAGCCTATTTAATGTACGAAGAATATCAATGAAAGCTATTATAACGAAtgttacagtaaaaaaaaaaaaagaaacattaagTGAGTGTATAATGTGCAACTGTTATACATAAGGTTTGaaagtaaataattattgtgctgtaaacaatatttaaatgaatgttttaaCTATACCATAGCATtggttgaaaatattatttgtttaataGGATATACGATATAATTACACGCATTTTTCTGCGAGACAGTTTTCAGAGATCTCGATAAAAATATTATCATGACCTAAGAGAAATTTAGTTTTAACTTTTTTA
This region includes:
- the Nrk gene encoding neurospecific receptor kinase; translated protein: MVFWIVTLVAIILHFSSVHTKPESQGYCAPYSGKICKKYLAGIGKVWFNDSNNNPGGLLNEQITTNLWEELIQKLYEPCRSAAEKMLCMYAFPQCHNSVGLPLCYEDCMAVRHQFCFNDWAMIEDNKQREIYIRSRGHFTLPECELLPKVVAGKMICSHIHLTDMNQDHVTYDCVKGNGRFYLGKVNKTKFGLDCQSWNAQMPHNHDRPPDVFPQIRNGKNYCRNAGGDEPMPWCFTMDPQIRWQHCDIPICDNVTSKVLEIDPKDLTMDTLFTPMFILILSSLGFLIITGTVLSIILSHRLHKRHQGYNPTNNQYVTIDLDKLPSNNAYHKTSAQLNPKLEKLEFPRNNVIYERDLGQGAFGRVFQAKAPGLVPGEEFTNVAVKMLKDEASEDLLKDFEREACLLAEFDHPNIVKLLGVCALGRPMCLLFEYMGRGDLNEFLRSCSPGNYIIRSLERDEHFTDSRLSHMDLINIALQVASGMVYLSDRKFVHRDLATRNCLINDQMIVKIADFGLSQKIYLQDYYKGDEQDAIPVRWMPLESILYNKYTVESDVWAFAVCLWEIFSFALQPYYGMTHEEVVKYIKEGNVLQCPENTPQAIYDLMKLCWNRRPSDRPAFRTIYNTLDTIKHNLEAENKSDSVPLRIHV